From the genome of Chelonia mydas isolate rCheMyd1 chromosome 2, rCheMyd1.pri.v2, whole genome shotgun sequence, one region includes:
- the SCRT1 gene encoding transcriptional repressor scratch 1 isoform X2 has translation MPRSFLVKKVKLDDFSSADLENSYGRSRTDFSSRLHDKGYISDYITPSVYEGESAIKVPSPDPIYPGAHGDYGAPDSDQPDSPHSEIAAGYINGDAAVSEGYAVDAFFITDGRSRRKAVSGARSLQRHRCSECGKTYATSSNLSRHKQTHRSLDSKMAKKCPTCGKVYVSMPAMAMHLLTHDLKHKCETCGKAFSRPWLLQGHMRSHTGEKPFGCAHCGKAFADRSNLRAHMQTHSAFKHFKCKRCSKTFALKSYLNKHYESACFKGAVPPLSPSET, from the exons ATGCCAAGATCTTTCCTGGTCAAAAAGGTCAAACTCGATGATTTTTCTTCGGCGGATCTAGAGAACTCGTACGGCAGGTCTAGAACGGACTTCAGCTCCCGGCTCCATGACAAGG GATACATCAGTGACTACATCACCCCGTCGGTCTATGAAGGCGAAAGCGCCATCAAGGTGCCCTCGCCTGACCCGATCTACCCGGGGGCGCACGGGGACTATGGCGCGCCGGACTCGGACCAGCCCGACAGCCCGCACTCGGAGATCGCGGCCGGGTACATCAACGGGGACGCGGCGGTGAGCGAGGGCTACGCGGTGGACGCCTTCTTCATCACCGACGGGCGGTCGCGGCGCAAGGCGGTGAGCGGGGCGCGCAGCCTGCAGCGGCACCGGTGCAGCGAGTGCGGCAAGACCTACGCCACCTCCTCCAACCTCAGCCGGCACAAGCAGACGCACCGCAGCCTGGACAGCAAGATGGCCAAGAAGTGCCCGACCTGCGGCAAGGTCTACGTCTCCATGCCGGCCATGGCCATGCACCTGCTCACCCACGACCTCAAGCACAAGTGCGAGACCTGCGGCAAGGCCTTCAGCcggccctggctgctgcagggccaCATGCGCTCGCACACGGGCGAGAAGCCCTTCGGCTGCGCCCACTGCGGCAAGGCCTTCGCCGACCGCTCCAACCTGCGGGCCCACATGCAGACCCACTCGGCCTTCAAGCACTTCAAGTGCAAACGCTGCAGCAAGACCTTCGCCCTCAAGTCCTATCTCAACAAGCACTACGAGTCGGCCTGCTTCAAGGGGGCCGTCCCGCCGCTCAGCCCCAGCGAGACCTGA
- the SCRT1 gene encoding transcriptional repressor scratch 1 isoform X1, with amino-acid sequence MPRSFLVKKVKLDDFSSADLENSYGRSRTDFSSRLHDKAGYISDYITPSVYEGESAIKVPSPDPIYPGAHGDYGAPDSDQPDSPHSEIAAGYINGDAAVSEGYAVDAFFITDGRSRRKAVSGARSLQRHRCSECGKTYATSSNLSRHKQTHRSLDSKMAKKCPTCGKVYVSMPAMAMHLLTHDLKHKCETCGKAFSRPWLLQGHMRSHTGEKPFGCAHCGKAFADRSNLRAHMQTHSAFKHFKCKRCSKTFALKSYLNKHYESACFKGAVPPLSPSET; translated from the exons ATGCCAAGATCTTTCCTGGTCAAAAAGGTCAAACTCGATGATTTTTCTTCGGCGGATCTAGAGAACTCGTACGGCAGGTCTAGAACGGACTTCAGCTCCCGGCTCCATGACAAGG cAGGATACATCAGTGACTACATCACCCCGTCGGTCTATGAAGGCGAAAGCGCCATCAAGGTGCCCTCGCCTGACCCGATCTACCCGGGGGCGCACGGGGACTATGGCGCGCCGGACTCGGACCAGCCCGACAGCCCGCACTCGGAGATCGCGGCCGGGTACATCAACGGGGACGCGGCGGTGAGCGAGGGCTACGCGGTGGACGCCTTCTTCATCACCGACGGGCGGTCGCGGCGCAAGGCGGTGAGCGGGGCGCGCAGCCTGCAGCGGCACCGGTGCAGCGAGTGCGGCAAGACCTACGCCACCTCCTCCAACCTCAGCCGGCACAAGCAGACGCACCGCAGCCTGGACAGCAAGATGGCCAAGAAGTGCCCGACCTGCGGCAAGGTCTACGTCTCCATGCCGGCCATGGCCATGCACCTGCTCACCCACGACCTCAAGCACAAGTGCGAGACCTGCGGCAAGGCCTTCAGCcggccctggctgctgcagggccaCATGCGCTCGCACACGGGCGAGAAGCCCTTCGGCTGCGCCCACTGCGGCAAGGCCTTCGCCGACCGCTCCAACCTGCGGGCCCACATGCAGACCCACTCGGCCTTCAAGCACTTCAAGTGCAAACGCTGCAGCAAGACCTTCGCCCTCAAGTCCTATCTCAACAAGCACTACGAGTCGGCCTGCTTCAAGGGGGCCGTCCCGCCGCTCAGCCCCAGCGAGACCTGA